One Roseimaritima multifibrata DNA window includes the following coding sequences:
- a CDS encoding SDR family oxidoreductase yields MSIGTELKNSTCLITGGAGFIGSHLTTRLVELGANVRVLDNFSTGFHANLEPLKGRFSLIEGDASKEADVRPAVDGCDYVFHLAAMASVPRSIAEPVLCNDWVASSTVQLLTASAASGVRRFVLASTSAAYGDSSFVSKRETDPLIPLSPYAAAKIAAEQYCHAFSRSCGIETAALRYFNVFGPRQDPQSEYSAVIPRFVSMILSGERPIVYGDGGQSRDFVYVDNVVDANLLAATVPEASGGVFNVACGSSTTLLELLGWLREMLGKEITPIHEPPRAGDVRDSLADITQARQVLGYEPRVSVAEGLRRSVEYYRSIATTV; encoded by the coding sequence ATGTCGATTGGTACCGAACTTAAAAATTCCACTTGTTTGATTACCGGAGGTGCAGGCTTTATCGGCTCGCACCTGACGACACGACTGGTTGAACTTGGAGCAAACGTCCGGGTACTGGATAACTTCAGTACCGGATTCCATGCCAACCTTGAACCGCTCAAGGGGCGTTTCAGCCTGATCGAAGGGGATGCTTCAAAAGAAGCCGATGTGCGTCCTGCGGTGGATGGTTGCGATTACGTCTTTCACTTGGCGGCAATGGCCAGCGTCCCCCGCAGCATCGCGGAACCGGTACTTTGCAATGACTGGGTCGCTTCTTCGACCGTGCAGTTGCTGACCGCTTCGGCTGCCAGCGGTGTACGAAGATTTGTGCTTGCATCGACAAGTGCCGCATACGGCGATTCCAGCTTCGTTTCGAAACGAGAAACCGATCCGCTGATCCCGCTTTCTCCCTACGCGGCCGCCAAGATCGCTGCGGAACAGTATTGCCATGCGTTTTCACGATCCTGTGGAATCGAAACGGCTGCACTGCGTTATTTCAATGTGTTTGGGCCTCGACAGGACCCGCAAAGCGAATACAGCGCGGTGATTCCGCGATTCGTTTCGATGATCCTTTCGGGTGAACGGCCGATCGTGTACGGCGACGGCGGACAATCTCGAGACTTCGTGTACGTGGACAACGTCGTCGATGCAAACCTCTTAGCCGCGACCGTCCCCGAAGCCTCTGGAGGGGTGTTTAACGTTGCCTGCGGATCCAGCACCACGCTCCTGGAATTGCTCGGCTGGTTGCGTGAAATGCTTGGAAAAGAGATCACTCCTATCCATGAACCACCTCGTGCTGGCGACGTTCGCGATTCATTGGCCGACATTACCCAAGCTCGCCAAGTCC